The following proteins are co-located in the Hyalangium minutum genome:
- a CDS encoding 3-oxoacyl-ACP synthase III family protein, which yields MPTVRFAGAGAFVPSRVINNERIARAFPGWTPERILEKTGIEERRYLWEIDDKEGVAIAPPENDLPVYPASNTDMCEIALRKALVQSGVEAKELDAILLVTCTPDELNFNHDAMELHRRLECRTDTFALVIDDGCGGTPYIIDMAAKMMEGGRFKTVAVVASSLCSPHVNRQVYTDEIIPSPGAKPLNAYLSGYVFGDGAGAVILRADGEEGTGILATMSGNTHGELVFRRGGGNMKLPFQGRARPGDMAFVVNGQKVAESYPLVMGHCISAVLENHPELASEVKRYYFHQPNRRLMEFFVHHAGLDPERVAMNVHRYGNTSAAGMLILLAEDLESGRVRLGSGDVVMVAAVGASVHYGAQLVRL from the coding sequence ATGCCCACTGTGCGTTTTGCTGGAGCCGGCGCCTTCGTTCCTTCCCGAGTCATCAACAACGAGCGCATTGCACGCGCCTTCCCGGGTTGGACCCCTGAGCGCATTCTCGAGAAGACGGGCATCGAGGAGCGCCGCTATCTGTGGGAGATCGATGACAAGGAGGGTGTGGCCATTGCTCCACCCGAGAATGATCTGCCCGTCTATCCGGCGTCGAACACGGACATGTGTGAGATTGCCCTGCGCAAGGCGCTCGTGCAGTCCGGCGTGGAGGCGAAGGAGCTGGACGCCATCCTGCTCGTCACCTGCACGCCGGACGAGCTGAACTTCAACCACGACGCCATGGAGCTGCACCGGCGCCTGGAGTGCCGCACGGACACCTTCGCGCTCGTGATTGACGATGGGTGCGGCGGCACCCCGTACATCATCGACATGGCGGCCAAGATGATGGAGGGCGGCCGCTTCAAGACGGTGGCGGTGGTGGCCTCGTCGCTGTGCTCGCCGCACGTGAACCGCCAGGTTTATACGGACGAGATCATCCCCTCGCCCGGCGCCAAGCCGCTCAATGCGTACCTGTCTGGGTATGTGTTCGGAGACGGGGCGGGCGCGGTCATCCTCCGCGCGGATGGCGAGGAGGGCACGGGCATCCTGGCGACGATGTCCGGAAACACCCATGGGGAGCTGGTCTTCCGCCGCGGCGGCGGGAACATGAAGCTGCCCTTCCAGGGCCGCGCGCGTCCGGGCGACATGGCCTTCGTGGTGAACGGGCAGAAGGTGGCGGAGAGCTACCCGCTCGTCATGGGACACTGCATCAGCGCGGTGCTGGAGAACCACCCGGAGCTGGCCTCCGAGGTGAAGCGCTACTACTTCCACCAGCCCAACCGGCGGCTGATGGAGTTCTTCGTTCATCACGCGGGGCTGGACCCGGAGCGCGTGGCGATGAATGTGCACCGCTACGGCAACACCTCGGCGGCCGGCATGCTCATCCTGCTGGCCGAGGACCTGGAGTCCGGCCGGGTGCGCCTGGGCAGTGGGGACGTGGTGATGGTGGCCGCTGTGGGCGCCAGTGTCCACTACGGCGCCCAGCTGGTGCGGCTGTAA